A portion of the Kiritimatiellia bacterium genome contains these proteins:
- a CDS encoding aminotransferase class I/II-fold pyridoxal phosphate-dependent enzyme: MSTSAFRSPPERVAAHVRALPRSGIRDFFDIVSTMRDVISLGIGEPDFDTPWRVREAAIYALERGATHYTSNLGLLRLRRAICEFVRQTYGVEYDPETECIVTVGVSEAVDLAVRALVSPGDGVMFHQPCYVSYEPLVRLAHGDPLPVPTTRETGFRLTRQLLEEHTATHARLLVLNFPNNPTGAALDRTELEEVARFAIERDLIVLTDEIYGELRYEGEPVSIAAIPGMRERCVFLHGFSKAFAMTGFRLGFACAPAPLVEAMMKIHQYTMLCAPTLSQEAAIEALNEPERDVAPMREEYRARRNFLLHAFSEIGLPVVEPRGAFYMFPYVGHLGLSSREFALKLLEEERVAVVPGDVFGPTGAGHVRCSYATAMDDLQEAVRRIGAFVARLAPVCRLTV, encoded by the coding sequence ATGAGCACGAGCGCCTTTCGATCTCCCCCTGAGCGCGTTGCCGCGCATGTGCGCGCGCTGCCGCGCTCTGGTATTCGCGATTTTTTCGACATCGTCAGCACGATGCGCGACGTGATCAGCCTTGGCATCGGCGAGCCGGACTTCGACACGCCCTGGAGGGTCCGCGAGGCGGCGATCTATGCGCTGGAGCGTGGCGCGACACACTACACCTCGAACCTGGGGCTGCTGCGGCTGCGCCGCGCAATCTGCGAGTTCGTGCGCCAGACCTACGGCGTCGAGTACGACCCGGAGACCGAATGCATCGTCACCGTCGGCGTGAGCGAGGCGGTGGACCTCGCGGTGCGCGCATTGGTGAGCCCCGGCGACGGCGTGATGTTCCACCAGCCGTGTTACGTCTCGTACGAGCCGCTGGTGCGGCTGGCGCACGGGGATCCGCTGCCGGTGCCCACCACCCGCGAGACCGGCTTCCGGCTCACCCGCCAGTTGCTCGAGGAGCACACCGCGACGCACGCGCGGCTGCTGGTGCTGAACTTCCCGAACAATCCAACCGGCGCCGCGCTGGACCGGACCGAGCTTGAGGAGGTTGCCCGTTTTGCAATTGAGCGCGACCTGATCGTGCTCACCGACGAGATCTACGGCGAGCTTCGCTACGAGGGCGAACCGGTCAGCATCGCGGCAATACCCGGCATGCGGGAGCGCTGTGTCTTTCTGCACGGCTTTTCGAAGGCGTTTGCGATGACCGGCTTCCGGCTCGGTTTCGCTTGCGCGCCCGCGCCGCTGGTGGAGGCAATGATGAAGATCCACCAGTACACGATGCTCTGCGCCCCGACGCTGAGCCAGGAGGCGGCGATCGAAGCGCTGAACGAGCCGGAGCGCGATGTCGCGCCGATGCGCGAGGAGTATCGCGCACGGCGCAACTTTCTGCTGCACGCGTTCAGCGAGATTGGGCTGCCGGTGGTGGAGCCGCGGGGGGCGTTCTACATGTTCCCGTACGTCGGCCACCTCGGGCTGAGTTCCCGCGAGTTTGCGCTGAAACTGCTCGAAGAGGAGCGCGTCGCGGTGGTGCCCGGCGATGTGTTCGGCCCCACCGGCGCCGGTCATGTGCGATGTTCCTACGCGACCGCGATGGACGATCTGCAGGAGGCGGTGCGTCGCATCGGCGCGTTCGTCGCGCGGCTCGCACCGGTGTGCCGGCTCACCGTCTGA
- a CDS encoding Lrp/AsnC family transcriptional regulator yields MDPLLKLLKVRARESVENLAAMLELTPEEVRARIADYERRGIIRGYRAVLNEESLEEDKVVAVIEVKVVPEREGGFDRIAQRICRFPEVVSAYLMSGQADLLLFIEGPDLRTVARFVSEKLALIPGVTSTTTSFMLKTYKSHGFLMDAPDEHERLSISP; encoded by the coding sequence ATGGATCCACTGCTGAAGTTGTTGAAGGTACGCGCGCGGGAATCGGTGGAGAATCTCGCCGCAATGCTCGAGCTCACCCCGGAGGAGGTGCGCGCCCGGATCGCCGACTACGAGCGGCGCGGCATCATCCGCGGCTACCGCGCGGTGCTGAACGAGGAGTCGCTCGAGGAGGACAAGGTCGTCGCGGTGATCGAGGTGAAAGTGGTGCCGGAGCGCGAGGGCGGTTTCGATCGCATCGCGCAGCGCATCTGTCGTTTTCCGGAAGTCGTCTCCGCGTACCTGATGAGCGGCCAGGCCGACCTTCTGCTGTTCATCGAGGGGCCCGACCTGCGGACCGTCGCGCGGTTCGTCAGTGAGAAGCTCGCGCTGATCCCGGGGGTGACCTCAACGACGACCTCGTTCATGCTGAAGACGTACAAAAGCCACGGGTTCTTGATGGACGCGCCCGATGAGCACGAGCGCCTTTCGATCTCCCCCTGA
- a CDS encoding HU family DNA-binding protein: MPKMTKSKMLAEIAEAAGITRKQAAAAVDKLVSLAYKNAKDGFTIPGLGKLVLVNRKARMGRNPATGEQIKIPAKRVLKFRIAKAAKEAVLGK; the protein is encoded by the coding sequence ATGCCGAAGATGACGAAGTCGAAGATGCTGGCCGAGATCGCCGAGGCGGCGGGCATCACCCGCAAGCAGGCCGCGGCTGCCGTGGACAAGCTCGTCTCCCTCGCTTACAAGAACGCGAAGGACGGCTTCACGATTCCCGGACTGGGCAAGCTGGTGCTGGTCAACCGCAAGGCGCGCATGGGGCGCAACCCTGCGACCGGTGAGCAGATCAAGATTCCGGCGAAGAGGGTGCTGAAGTTCCGCATCGCGAAGGCCGCGAAGGAGGCCGTGCTGGGCAAGTAG
- a CDS encoding divergent PAP2 family protein, whose product MSTRSSPAFNITIVAGLIAWTLAQAIKLTRGGLATRRLDFRLLFSTGGMPSAHTAMVCAMATSVGLREGFHSPVFALALAFAAVVMFDAQSVRHAAGQQARLLNQIVDELFREHRLSEHKLAELLGHTRLEVFAGLLMGILVALAVHYWW is encoded by the coding sequence ATGTCCACCCGAAGCTCGCCAGCGTTCAACATTACGATCGTCGCGGGGCTGATTGCCTGGACGCTGGCGCAGGCGATCAAGCTGACGCGGGGCGGTCTGGCGACCCGCCGGCTCGACTTCCGATTGCTGTTCAGCACCGGCGGAATGCCGAGTGCGCATACGGCGATGGTGTGTGCGATGGCGACCTCCGTCGGATTGCGGGAGGGGTTTCACAGCCCGGTGTTCGCGCTTGCGTTGGCCTTTGCGGCGGTGGTGATGTTCGACGCACAAAGCGTGCGCCACGCAGCGGGCCAGCAGGCAAGACTGCTGAATCAGATCGTGGACGAGCTGTTCCGCGAGCATCGCCTTTCCGAACACAAGCTCGCCGAACTGCTCGGGCACACCCGACTGGAGGTGTTTGCGGGACTGCTCATGGGTATCCTCGTAGCGCTGGCGGTGCATTACTGGTGGTGA
- the pbpC gene encoding penicillin-binding protein 1C, whose amino-acid sequence MSPRAARGAVAGLAAALLATPSALDAIWPPPLEALRAAPTATVLLDVRGEPLRVRLGPGDLDCRPIDDLQPDDWIVRAIVAAEDRRFWWHRGVDPIAIARAAVQNLQHGRIVSGASTLSTQLIRLVEPRPRTWLTKLVEAMRAMQLERRLGKMEILRHYLNRAPFGGNLVGVEAAARRYFGKGARELSLAEAAMLAGLPQSPARLRPDRHFERAHARQCRVLERMRANGVITPDQFAAARAEALAIRRQIRPFVAPHFAEMALRGAPAGTVRTTLDPALQTALEAAVKRHAEPLGAIGVDGFAAVVIDVPAAAVRALVGSPDWNAPGAGQLNGATVRRSAGSTLKPFIFALAIEQGRLTPARMLADEPRRWPGLEPSNFDGAYRGLVSAREALVLSLNLPALELTAMVGLEPLAAVFRRAGLSAPGNDVARYGLGVALGSSPVTLLELANAYAALARGGEWRPLRWREDQPLLSGRRVVSDATAWLIADMLTGEERSLELWRHNAEARTPRIAWKTGTSAGFRDAWAVGYNPRHVIAVWCGRSDGRGDPHLVGGRVAAPLVAEMFRVADPARDSPWFPRPPEVCERPVCALSGCTPGPWCGELRGDFAVAGVTLAEQCDVHRPVFAGRPLRGESSAVRKAVGAPPQSGGPGPRILSPMPGEVIRRLGVAGERLALTAVAPGSTGLWWFVGTRPLGRAPPGRPLLWTPEPGMHLLICADEAGRAARCVIRVE is encoded by the coding sequence ATGAGCCCGCGCGCCGCACGTGGCGCGGTGGCCGGCCTCGCCGCAGCGTTGCTCGCCACACCGTCGGCGCTCGATGCGATCTGGCCGCCGCCGTTGGAGGCGCTGCGAGCGGCACCCACCGCGACGGTGCTGCTGGACGTGCGCGGGGAACCGCTTCGGGTGCGGCTGGGACCGGGCGATCTCGACTGTCGGCCCATCGACGACCTGCAGCCGGACGACTGGATCGTGCGCGCGATCGTCGCAGCGGAGGACCGGCGGTTCTGGTGGCACCGCGGCGTGGACCCGATCGCGATTGCGCGAGCGGCGGTGCAAAACCTCCAGCACGGACGCATTGTGTCCGGCGCCTCGACGCTGTCCACGCAATTGATTCGCTTGGTCGAACCGCGTCCGCGCACCTGGCTCACGAAGCTGGTGGAGGCGATGCGCGCGATGCAGTTGGAGCGGCGGCTCGGCAAGATGGAGATTCTGCGGCACTACCTGAACCGTGCGCCGTTCGGCGGCAATCTGGTGGGCGTGGAGGCCGCGGCGCGGCGATACTTCGGCAAGGGTGCGCGCGAGCTGAGTCTGGCGGAGGCGGCGATGCTCGCAGGGCTGCCCCAATCGCCGGCGCGACTGCGGCCGGACCGCCACTTCGAGCGCGCTCATGCGCGCCAGTGCCGCGTGCTTGAGCGGATGCGCGCCAACGGCGTGATCACGCCGGACCAGTTCGCAGCGGCGCGGGCGGAAGCGCTTGCGATCCGCCGGCAGATCCGTCCGTTTGTCGCACCGCACTTCGCGGAGATGGCGCTGCGCGGCGCGCCGGCCGGCACGGTGCGCACCACGCTCGATCCCGCCCTGCAGACGGCGCTCGAGGCCGCGGTGAAGCGGCACGCGGAGCCGCTGGGCGCGATCGGTGTTGACGGGTTCGCCGCAGTCGTCATTGACGTGCCCGCCGCGGCAGTGCGCGCGCTGGTTGGCTCGCCGGACTGGAATGCGCCCGGCGCCGGCCAGCTGAATGGCGCCACCGTCCGGCGCAGTGCAGGTTCCACGCTGAAACCGTTCATTTTCGCGCTCGCGATCGAGCAGGGCAGGCTCACGCCCGCTCGCATGCTGGCGGATGAGCCGCGGCGCTGGCCCGGGCTGGAGCCTTCCAATTTCGACGGCGCCTACCGGGGCCTCGTCTCCGCTCGTGAGGCGCTGGTGCTGTCGCTGAACCTCCCCGCACTCGAGCTGACCGCGATGGTCGGCTTGGAGCCCCTCGCGGCAGTGTTTCGTCGCGCGGGGCTCTCCGCGCCCGGCAACGACGTGGCTCGGTACGGTCTGGGTGTCGCGCTCGGCAGCTCGCCGGTCACCCTGCTGGAGCTCGCCAACGCATACGCGGCGCTGGCGCGCGGTGGCGAATGGCGGCCGTTGCGGTGGCGGGAGGACCAGCCGCTCCTCAGCGGCCGTCGGGTGGTGAGCGACGCCACCGCGTGGCTGATCGCGGACATGCTCACCGGCGAGGAGCGCTCGCTGGAGCTCTGGCGGCACAACGCGGAGGCCCGAACGCCGCGCATCGCGTGGAAGACCGGCACCTCCGCGGGTTTTCGTGACGCGTGGGCGGTGGGCTACAACCCGCGCCACGTGATCGCGGTGTGGTGCGGCCGCTCCGATGGCCGCGGTGACCCGCACCTTGTTGGCGGACGTGTCGCCGCACCGCTGGTTGCCGAGATGTTCCGCGTGGCCGACCCGGCGCGGGACTCGCCGTGGTTTCCCCGGCCTCCGGAGGTGTGCGAACGGCCGGTCTGCGCGCTGAGCGGCTGCACACCGGGCCCTTGGTGCGGCGAGCTTCGTGGCGATTTCGCAGTGGCGGGCGTTACGCTCGCGGAGCAGTGCGACGTCCACAGACCGGTTTTCGCCGGGCGGCCGCTTCGAGGCGAGAGCTCGGCGGTACGCAAGGCGGTTGGGGCGCCGCCCCAGTCAGGCGGGCCGGGACCCCGCATTCTCTCGCCGATGCCCGGCGAGGTGATTCGGCGGCTCGGTGTTGCGGGCGAGCGGCTGGCGCTGACCGCTGTGGCGCCGGGGTCCACCGGTCTGTGGTGGTTTGTCGGCACGCGGCCCTTGGGCCGAGCGCCGCCGGGGCGGCCCCTCTTGTGGACGCCCGAGCCCGGTATGCATCTGCTGATCTGTGCGGACGAGGCCGGCCGTGCCGCCCGCTGCGTGATCCGCGTGGAGTGA
- a CDS encoding adenylate cyclase, with amino-acid sequence MPVEIERKFVARPTAVPMRARPLRIRQVYLWLKSGGIARVRMAGGRAWLAVKRDRRGPARTEIEAEIPVELGRELLGLAAASAPVVKRRYRRRYRGRQWEVDVFEGANRGLILAEVELRRASDAVALPPWVVREVTLDPRFANVSLAVRPFGQWPAAERRAVLGDAVTRPPPPG; translated from the coding sequence GAGCGCAAGTTTGTGGCCCGGCCGACGGCGGTACCGATGCGCGCTCGGCCGCTGCGGATCCGACAGGTCTACCTGTGGCTGAAGAGTGGCGGAATTGCGCGCGTACGAATGGCCGGCGGTCGGGCATGGCTGGCCGTGAAGCGAGACCGGCGGGGACCGGCGCGAACGGAGATCGAAGCGGAGATTCCGGTGGAGCTGGGCCGCGAGCTGCTCGGACTGGCGGCGGCGAGCGCACCGGTAGTGAAGCGACGCTACCGCCGCCGCTATCGCGGCCGCCAGTGGGAGGTGGATGTGTTCGAGGGTGCCAACCGTGGTCTCATCCTCGCGGAAGTGGAACTTCGGCGCGCGTCGGACGCCGTCGCGCTGCCGCCATGGGTCGTGCGCGAGGTGACGTTGGATCCCCGATTCGCCAACGTCTCGCTGGCCGTGCGCCCCTTTGGCCAGTGGCCGGCCGCGGAGCGGCGGGCGGTGCTGGGGGATGCCGTCACCCGCCCTCCGCCCCCCGGGTGA
- a CDS encoding aspartate-semialdehyde dehydrogenase, with product MRAYDVVVVGIGAVGAEMVRLLRARKFPVRSLKVLARRPRTEIIDGEPVEVRAAEPAEFDGAQFAFFAGTEGEKGASQTLGWEAVRRGVIVIDNGDDFRMDPRVPLVIPEINPEALDAHQGFIANPNCSTIIALMPLAPLHRAARLRRFVACTYQAVSGTGSAAIRELEEQARAWAEGRSTAPQVYPHRIAFNLLPSVGSFKDDSGESTEEQKMRRETHKILGDSSIRISTTCVRVPVFNGHSIAVHAEFERPIEPSEARALLERAPGVRVVDDPAKAEYPMPVAASGQYDVLVGRIRRDPSTDHGLAMWCSGDNIWKGAAQNAIQIAEEMIRRGLV from the coding sequence ATGCGAGCCTACGATGTGGTGGTGGTGGGCATCGGCGCGGTCGGCGCCGAAATGGTACGGCTGTTGCGCGCGCGAAAGTTCCCGGTGCGCTCGCTGAAGGTGCTCGCCCGGCGGCCCCGGACCGAGATCATTGACGGCGAACCGGTCGAGGTGCGCGCCGCGGAGCCCGCCGAGTTCGACGGCGCACAGTTCGCCTTTTTCGCTGGCACCGAAGGCGAAAAAGGCGCGTCGCAGACGCTCGGCTGGGAAGCGGTTCGTCGCGGTGTGATCGTGATCGACAACGGCGATGACTTTCGGATGGACCCGCGGGTTCCGCTGGTGATTCCGGAGATCAATCCGGAAGCGCTCGATGCGCACCAGGGGTTCATCGCGAACCCGAACTGCAGCACGATCATTGCGCTGATGCCGCTGGCGCCGCTGCACCGCGCCGCGCGACTGCGGCGGTTCGTCGCCTGTACGTACCAGGCGGTCTCGGGGACCGGCAGCGCCGCGATCCGCGAACTCGAGGAGCAGGCGCGCGCGTGGGCGGAGGGCCGCTCCACCGCGCCGCAAGTGTACCCGCACCGCATTGCGTTCAACCTGCTGCCCTCGGTGGGCTCGTTCAAGGACGACTCGGGCGAGAGCACCGAAGAGCAGAAAATGCGGCGCGAAACCCACAAGATCCTGGGCGATTCCTCGATCCGCATCTCGACCACCTGCGTTCGCGTGCCGGTGTTCAACGGCCACAGCATCGCGGTCCACGCGGAGTTCGAACGCCCGATCGAACCGTCCGAGGCGCGGGCGCTGCTGGAGAGAGCGCCGGGCGTGCGCGTGGTCGACGACCCGGCGAAAGCCGAGTATCCGATGCCGGTGGCCGCGTCGGGCCAGTACGACGTGCTGGTGGGGCGCATCCGACGCGACCCGAGCACCGACCATGGCCTGGCGATGTGGTGCAGCGGCGACAACATCTGGAAAGGCGCCGCACAAAACGCGATCCAGATCGCAGAGGAGATGATCCGGCGAGGACTGGTCTGA
- a CDS encoding 3-isopropylmalate dehydrogenase, translating to MSRTYKVAVIGGDGTGPEVVREAVKVLRAAAKRFAFGLDLRDYDLGGDRYLRTGELVPDSVLDELRRSDAILLGAIGHPDVKPGILEKGILLRLRFELDQYINLRPVKLYPGVECPLKDKGPEHIDYVVVRENTGDLYCGAGGFSLRGTPHEVAIQTSIYTRFQVDRCLRYAFELARRRPRKTLALCGKTNVLTYVYDLWERAFHEMGAREFPDIKREYYHVDATCMWMVKNPEWFDVIVTGNMFGDIITDLAAITQGGMGIAAGGNINPEGVSMFEPIGGSAPKYTGKNVINPLAAICAAGMMLRHLGEEPAADGIERAVMYVTGHKLKSLAAGRMGYTTTEVGDMVAAHVASGGT from the coding sequence ATGAGTCGGACCTACAAGGTGGCGGTGATCGGCGGAGACGGCACGGGGCCGGAGGTCGTGCGCGAGGCGGTGAAGGTGCTGCGGGCGGCCGCGAAACGCTTCGCGTTTGGGCTGGACCTCCGCGATTACGATCTGGGCGGCGACCGCTATCTTCGCACGGGCGAGCTGGTGCCCGACTCCGTCCTTGACGAGCTGCGCCGCAGCGACGCGATTCTGCTGGGCGCGATCGGCCACCCCGACGTGAAACCTGGAATCCTCGAGAAGGGCATCCTGCTGCGCCTGCGATTCGAGTTGGACCAGTACATCAACCTCCGACCGGTGAAGCTGTACCCGGGCGTCGAGTGCCCCCTGAAGGACAAGGGGCCGGAGCACATCGACTACGTGGTCGTGCGCGAAAACACCGGCGACCTGTACTGCGGCGCCGGCGGGTTCAGCCTGCGCGGCACACCCCACGAGGTGGCAATCCAGACCAGCATCTACACGCGGTTTCAAGTGGACCGCTGTCTGCGGTACGCGTTCGAGCTCGCGCGCCGGCGGCCGCGCAAGACGCTGGCGCTGTGCGGGAAGACGAACGTGCTGACCTACGTGTACGACCTGTGGGAGCGGGCGTTCCACGAGATGGGCGCCCGGGAGTTCCCCGACATCAAACGCGAGTACTACCACGTGGACGCGACCTGCATGTGGATGGTGAAAAACCCCGAGTGGTTCGACGTCATCGTCACCGGCAACATGTTCGGCGACATCATCACCGACCTGGCTGCGATCACGCAGGGCGGTATGGGGATTGCGGCCGGCGGTAACATCAATCCCGAAGGCGTCAGCATGTTCGAACCGATCGGCGGTTCCGCGCCGAAGTACACCGGCAAGAACGTGATCAATCCGCTCGCGGCGATCTGCGCGGCGGGGATGATGCTGCGCCATCTCGGCGAAGAACCGGCCGCAGACGGCATCGAACGCGCGGTGATGTACGTGACCGGGCACAAGCTGAAGAGTCTGGCCGCCGGCCGGATGGGCTACACGACCACGGAGGTGGGCGACATGGTCGCCGCTCACGTCGCGTCCGGAGGCACCTGA
- a CDS encoding RsiV family protein has protein sequence MNRRGRQVRCAGERGVHRWEAARVLASNPWMLIAAALACGLVAAATADAPETADPVGAANAFRPHELIRAAREEPPAPRIEYRLLWPEAGEPPEALAAVRAAVWRAWAEDPQGAGVVPPPPPPEEVGRAMAQLADRVTEHFQALRRAHPQMPGPGHDVRRVDMVARVEPWLSVTVRREWFFGGAHPNRQIRHFVFDLDTGRELTAGDLFGPAGREEFARRVRRALLAERAGSPDASPENAGLFPAVVIAPTNFCVDHRGFAVTFNEGEVAPRAIGPITVRLSRSELEDLLRGAAGEAPR, from the coding sequence ATGAACCGGCGCGGTCGCCAAGTTCGCTGCGCCGGGGAGCGCGGCGTCCATCGGTGGGAAGCCGCGCGGGTGTTGGCGTCCAATCCTTGGATGCTGATCGCGGCGGCGCTGGCGTGCGGGCTCGTCGCGGCGGCCACCGCTGACGCCCCCGAAACGGCAGATCCCGTCGGTGCGGCGAACGCGTTTCGACCGCACGAACTGATCCGCGCAGCCCGCGAAGAGCCGCCCGCGCCCCGTATCGAGTATCGACTGCTCTGGCCTGAGGCCGGCGAGCCGCCCGAAGCGCTCGCCGCGGTGCGCGCGGCCGTATGGCGCGCATGGGCTGAAGACCCGCAGGGGGCCGGCGTCGTGCCGCCCCCGCCGCCGCCCGAGGAGGTGGGCCGCGCGATGGCCCAGCTGGCCGACCGTGTGACGGAACATTTCCAGGCGCTCCGCCGCGCGCATCCGCAGATGCCCGGCCCCGGCCACGACGTGCGGCGGGTGGACATGGTCGCCCGCGTCGAACCGTGGCTTTCCGTCACAGTCAGGCGCGAGTGGTTCTTCGGCGGTGCGCATCCGAACCGGCAGATCCGGCACTTCGTTTTTGATCTGGACACCGGCCGCGAACTGACGGCCGGCGATCTCTTCGGCCCGGCCGGTCGCGAGGAATTCGCGCGTCGCGTGCGGCGTGCGCTACTGGCCGAACGTGCCGGTTCGCCGGACGCGTCACCGGAAAACGCCGGCCTGTTCCCGGCTGTGGTGATCGCGCCCACCAACTTCTGCGTGGACCACCGCGGCTTCGCCGTGACGTTCAATGAGGGGGAGGTTGCGCCGCGTGCGATCGGGCCGATCACGGTCCGTCTTTCCCGCAGCGAGTTGGAGGACCTTCTGCGCGGCGCGGCGGGAGAGGCGCCGCGATGA